The sequence TTGCGCTCGTGTCCGTGCTTGTCATCGTCATATCCATCATTATTTTCTGCATGGAAACACTGCCAGAATTCAGAGACGACACTGACATTGTTGTGCTGACGGCCGTAAAGCCTGCCAACCTGTCTGGAGTTTACAGCTCTGTGGATCCACTTGGTGTACTGCCGCCAGCTTTCTCGGATCCCTTCTTCATGATTGAGACCGCCTGCATTGCCTGGTTCTTCTTTGAACTATGTATAAGATTTTTGGTGTGCCCGAGCAAGACAGAATTTTTCCATAATCTTATGAACATTATTGATATCATATCCATCATCCCTTATTTTGTCACTGTGGTGACGGAACTGGTCACAAAGCGGGAAGAGAGCTCCGGACAGAATATGTCTTTGGCCATTCTTCGCATTATACGTCTGGTCAGGGTGTTTCgtatttttaaactgtcacGCCACTCCAAGGGGCTACAAATCTTGGGACAGACCCTCAAGGCCAGCATGAGAGAACTTGGCCTACTCATCTTTTTCCTGTTTATTGGAGTTATCCTTTTCTCCAGCGCTATCTACTTTGCCGAGGTCGACGAGCCGAACACGCAGTTTGTCAGCATCCCCGATGGCTTCTGGTGGGCAGTGGTGACCATGACTACAGTTGGTTATGGGGACATGTGTCCCATCACCCTCGGGGGCAAAATGGTCGGAACCTTGTGCGCCATTGCAGGTGTACTGACCATTGCGCTGCCTGTTCCTGTCATTGTCTCCAATTTCAACTACTTCTATCACAGAGAAAATGAAGCAGAGGACAAGTTGTCTTTGACAGATGCTGTTGAGCAAGCCATAATGGCGGACATGGGTGTTAAACAAAAGAGCAGCTCTTCACTTAATAAGGCCAACGGCATCTGACAGAGGGACACATAATTTGCATTTGAAATATCTTGAATTGGCACAGAAATACAGACTCAATGAAATAATGATTGGACTAAACGCCTTCCTATTAGCACATGTTTCAGAAGGAACTGAAGCCTCCTGCCTATTCTTTATGGTAGATCACTTATCAAATGATGTTGTAGTTTTTCCAAAACTAAATGATTTTGTAGTTGTAGCATCCTTGAGTCCTCATGTTTGAAGACCTTCTTTGTTTTACTGTATTCAGTTCTGATTATTTGCTTTCAGCCTTCACGAGGGCAAGCCTTGTAACTTCTACTTTAAAAGTTTGACCAAAAGAGATGCATCATGGTGTAAGATTGAATCTGGAACCAATACTAATGGTATTGCCAGCCCCAAATTAACTACAAGATTTCTTGCACAGCAATGTAGTGAtcctcatcattttttttttttataacagttGTGTAAATGAAATCTTTTTCACTCTTTTAACAGTGTCATTATATTTAATGTgaaattttgtttaattttacccATTGATACACATATAAATTATTTCTAGCAGTTAATAACTATAGCTTTCATACTACTTATAATGTcctgtacacaaaaaaaaacattaaaaagacaaaaaactgATGATATAATTCAATCACAAGTGAAGCATTCCTTTAGTTTCTGCATTGTGTAAACTGTTCTTACCTGTAGTATTTCCGTGTATACATTTACAATTGCAATGAAAtgaatactagtgttgttccgataccgttttttggttcCCGAtatcgattccgatacccagctttgcagtatcggccgatgccgataccataccgataccttagGTTTTTATTTCTcaccatgaaaaagctgtcctgccattggttcagagcattcaagggccaataggatatcttagatcggcatgcagtgaacatgtcacacatcagtgaacgtcgtgcacgagcaagacacatgattctgcatccaaagtccttttTTAGCattggaaataatggtatcggcatgttacttgttagtcgtcaccgataccgataccattgttttaatgcagtatcggggcctctgccgataccagtatcggtatcggaacaagacTACTGAATACCTTCTGTGTctgtgatccatccatccatccatccatccatccatccatcttgtaTCTCTTTCAGGTCAGAGGTCCTATTCATTTTTGGGAGGAACCTATCAACTTTTAAGTCCTGCAAAACttcgatccatccattttcttaacctctcactcctcacaagggtcgcgggggtgctggagcctatcccagctggcttcgggcagtaggcgggggacaccctgaactgcactcacaatcacacctagggacaatccaGAGTATTCAATTAACCTTCCAAGCacatctttggaatgtgggaggaaaacggagtacccggagaagaccaactaaggcacggggagaacatgcaaactccacacaggaaggccggagcctggactcgatcttgcgtcctcagtactgggaggcggacgtgctaaccagtcaaccaccgtgccacccctGAAAAACTTGCTTCAGACAAATCCAtgtctaatataaaaaaaatattgcttttgtATCATCTGATAGCATTTTAGTACCAAACAAGTTAGCAACTGTTGTACTGAGACGAGGAGCTTTGTTTTTCAGGCCATAGCCTTgtctgaagagaaaaaaaaagtgcttggcTGCCATTTTGAGTCCTGTAAAGTAAACATTAGCGATTACAAATTTTTTTAGGGACATAAATTACTTGCGTAGTATGAGAAAGGAAGACATTATGAATATGTAAACAAACACGTTATTTATTCTAAATACACATCAAACAAATTTATAATAATGAAGTTTCTTTTCCCCAAATGATTGCTTCTCTTCTTACAATAATCTTCAACTACAACATTTTAACTCCAAATTGGTTATTAATAGAGCAAGGATGGTCAGTCTGCAGTGACATTGTACACCTTTGATGTCCATCCGTTTATTTTCTGTACTACATATCCTGTTCATGATGGTGTCCTTCCCAATATTGCTCCATCAACTTATACGGCTTTTCTCTTGGGAGCTTCGGAGGCTTTAGTAAGTAAAGCAACCCAAGAAGGTGAAATATCATGTTGCACTTGTATGTTTAGATGCGTTTGGTACAATTGACTTACACATTAATGCTATCTATATTCAAATATTAGCACGTACCCATGTAATTGTAATGTTACTAATCATgaagagccctaatctaacatAACTATGTCATTAAATATCA is a genomic window of Festucalex cinctus isolate MCC-2025b chromosome 2, RoL_Fcin_1.0, whole genome shotgun sequence containing:
- the kcna10a gene encoding potassium voltage-gated channel subfamily A member 10 encodes the protein MDMALVDFGSLDELDDIPEDEDAYADETTALTVDIPAEHDTPGGNYRLRAPQFATRTPSHNSSVPSCMWESTSSTPLPFVHTLEVPHSPMLTEGRSSRSSMITNWKLLLSSEGTKESEAIFSQLAKECCEDLFSDKRGLDDGDQKVIINIAGLRFETQLKTLDQFPDTLLGDPQKRMEYFDPMRNEYFFDRNRPSFDGILYYYQSGGKVRRPANVPLDVFADEIVFYELGNEAMEQFRDEEGFLRDVEIPLPTNDISRQFWLLLEYPESSNAARCVALVSVLVIVISIIIFCMETLPEFRDDTDIVVLTAVKPANLSGVYSSVDPLGVLPPAFSDPFFMIETACIAWFFFELCIRFLVCPSKTEFFHNLMNIIDIISIIPYFVTVVTELVTKREESSGQNMSLAILRIIRLVRVFRIFKLSRHSKGLQILGQTLKASMRELGLLIFFLFIGVILFSSAIYFAEVDEPNTQFVSIPDGFWWAVVTMTTVGYGDMCPITLGGKMVGTLCAIAGVLTIALPVPVIVSNFNYFYHRENEAEDKLSLTDAVEQAIMADMGVKQKSSSSLNKANGI